Within Thermoanaerobaculia bacterium, the genomic segment TTCGTCCCGCAGGTCCTCCGGGATCCGAAGGAGCGAGAGAGACTCGGTGACCGCGACCCGGGATTTCCCGAGCGTCTCGGCGACGTGCTGGTGGGTGTACCCGTGTCGGTCGATCAGGGACTGGAAGCCTTCCGCTTCCTCGAACGGCGTGAGGTCCTTCCGGTGGAGATTCTCGATGAGCGCGATCTCGAGGACCTCGTTCTCGGGGACGTCGAATTCGATCGCGGGAACCTCCGTGAGGCCCGCTTCGAGTGCCGCGCGGAAGCGCCTCTCGCCCGAGATGATCTGGAACCTCCCGTCTGAGGTCGGCCGGACGAGGATCGGCTCGAGGATCCCCTTGCTCTCGATCGACGCCTTGAGATCGGAGAGGTCTCCGACGTTGTGCCGCGGCTGGTCCGGGTTCGTCTCGATGTCGGTGACGGGGAGATATTTTCCGAGCGACGCGCCGAAGCGCTCCGCGAGGGCGTCGACGAAATGGGCATCGTGGCGCATCTTGGCCTGGATCGGCAAACCTCGCTTAGACACGGGACAGCACCTCCTCGGAAAGCGAGTAGTACTCGAGCGCGCCCGACGATCGCGGCGCGAACGTGAAGATCGTCTCGCGATGAGCGGGGCTCTCCTCGAGCCGCACGCTCTTCGTGATGACGGTCTTGAAGAGCTTGTCCCCGAAGACGCGGCCGATCTGGTCCTGGACGTCCTTGGCGATCACCGTCCGCTTGTCGTGGAGCGTGATCACGACGCCCAGCACCCGGAGATTCGGGTTGGGCCGCGCCTTGATCTTCTCGATCGTCTCGAGGAGATCGTCGGTGCCCTCGAGGGAGAAGAACGACGACTGGATCGGGATCAGGATGTGAGTCGAGGCGACGAGCGCGTTGACCGTGATCATCCCGAGCGTCGGAGGCGTGTCGATCACGATCGCGTCGAAGCGCTCCTGAGCCCCGGAGATCTTGTCCTTCAGCCGGAAGTGCCCGTCGATCTCCCCCACCAGCTTGCTCTCGATCTTGGCGAGGGAGATCCGCGAGGGCGCCACGATGAGGTTCGGATCCTTCGTCGGCTTGACGATGTGCGACAGCTTCGTCGCGGGGTCGGAGAGAACGTCGAACATCGATTTCTCGATGTCCTTCCGGTCGACGAAGGTGATGGTGCTGTTGGCCTGGGGATCGAGGTCGATGAGGAGGGTCTTCAGACCCTTCTGGGCGAGCGCGGCGGCGAGGTTGATCGCCGTCGTGGTCTTGCCCACTCCCCCTTTTTGATTGGCGATGGTGATGATCACCGGGTTCGATTATGGACGCGCGACCCGGTGGCGTCAAACAGGCGGCGGAATTTCCCGGATCGGGCCGGTCTCCGGCGTCGGGTCAAGCGACTCTGCCGCTTCGACCCGGCGCTCTACATCTTGTACTTGCCCAGCTCTTCCGGATCGACTTCCTCGAGCCACTTCTTCAGCCGGTCCGGGTTGCGGGCGTCCTCGACCTCGATCTTGCGGCTCTTCTCGAGGACGTCATCCTCGACGTAGATCCCGGCTCCGAACCGGAGGGCGAGCGCGAGCGCGTCGGAAGGGCGGCTGTCGATCTCGATCGACTCCCCCTCCCGCGTCACGAAGATCCGGGCATAGAACGTATTGTCGCGGAGGTCGTTGATCACGATCTTCTCGATCTTCGCCTTCAGGTCGCCGAGCGTGTTGAAGAACAGATCGTGCGTGAGGGGACGCGAGGTCGCGACGTTCTCGATCTTCAGGGCGATCGCGTTCGCCTCGAAGACCCCGATCCAGATCGGCAGGAAGAACTTCTCCTCGTCGTCCTTCAGCACCACGACCGGCGTGTTCGAGATCGGGTCCAGGAGCAGCCCCTTGATCTCCATCTTCTTCATGGTTCCCCTCCCCCGGAGTGCTTCCCGCGGGGGGAGCACGGCGGAAATCGACCGTGTCGGCCGGCCGACCGATTCACGCGGGCGACCCGGCGAGCGAATTCTCCAGCCCCCGCTCGATCCGGACGGGGACGTATTCCCCGGGTCGGACGGGATGCTCCGGACGGGGATGGAAATGCACGATCCGGTTGCACGAGGTGCGGCCGGAAAGCGTGCTCCCGATCTTGCTGGCCCCTTCCACGAGAACGTCGAAGACGCTCCCCTCGAGCTCGCGGTGCGCTTCCGCCTGGATCCGCCTCTGAAGATCGAGGAGGCGTCCGAGCCGCTCGCGGGCGACCTCCTCCGGCACCTCGGATTCGGCCCCCCACCGCGCGGCGGCAGTCCCCGGGCGGGCGGAATAGAGAAACGCGAAGAGCATGCCGAAGCGGATCTCTTCGACCAGCGCGAGCGTCCGACGGAAGTCCTCTTCCGTTTCCCCCGGAAACCCGACGATGAAATCCGACGAGAAGACGACGTCGCCGGCGCGAGCACGGACGTCCGCGACGATCTCCCGGTAGCGCTCCGCGGTGTACCGGCGCTTCATCCGGGAAAGGATCCGATCGGACCCCGACTGGGCGGGCAGGTGGAAGTAGCGGCCGATCTTCGGGTGGCGGGCGAGCACGTCCGCGAAGCCCGGGGTGACGAACGCGGGGTGCGAGGTGATGTAGCGCAGCCGTCGGACCCCGTCGATCCCGCAGAGCCGCTCGAGCAGGTCGGCGAGATCCGCCCCCGATTCCGGACACGAATACGCGTTGACCGTCTGGCCGAGGAGGGTGATCTCGGTGAAGCCGTTCCCGGCGAGCTCCCGGCACTCCGCTTCGATCTCGGCGGCGCGGCGGCTGCGCTCCCGGCCCCGCGTGAAGGGGACCACGCAGAACGTGCAGAACTGGTCGCATCCCTCGATGACGGTCACGAACGCCTGGAAGGGGGACTGCCGGGCGATCGATCGGAACTGGTACACGGGGCTGTCGCGATCGAGATCGAGGAGCGCGCCGCGGCGCCCCCGGAGCGCCTCTTCGATCGCCTCCGGGACCTTTTCGACGTTGCCGGTCCCGAGGACGAAGTCCACGTACGGCATTCGATCGAGGATCTTCAGACCCGCCCGCTGGGCGACACAGCCGGTGACCCCGATGACGCGTCCCGCCTTCTCGCGCTTCCACGCGGCGAAACGCCCGAGCTCCGAATAGACCTTTCCCTCCGCCTTCTCCCGGACGTCGCAGGTATTCAGCAGGAGCACGTCCGCGTCGAAGGGGTCCTCGGTCGACGAGAGTCCCCGGGACTCGAGGAGACCGGCCATTCGCTGGCTGTCGAGAACGTTCATCTGACAGCCCCAGGTTTCGACGTGGAACTTCATCGCTCCCCCGTCCGTCAGCGGATCCACCCGGGGTAGGCGCCGGCTCGCCGGGCCTCGTCCTCCAGATCGTCGAGCTGCTTCTGAGCGGCTTCGAGCGCGGAGTGGGCCTTGATCGTTTCCTCTTTCGCGCGGTCCCAGGCCGGCTTGATGACGTTGTCGCGGTACTGGCCGTCGTCCCAGGCGTAGAAGTCGTTCTCCTGGCGCTTCTCCTCGGCTTCCGCCGCGGCGAGCGCGTCCTGGGCTTTCTGGACGGCGTCGCGGGTCGCGGCCGCCTTCGCCTTCCAGTACGCCTCGTCGTGTCCCTGAAGATCCACGATCTTCGGCATCGTGACCGGCGGCGGCGGGGCGGGCGCCGTTTTCGGAGACGGAGCGTTCGGGGAGGCTCCCTTCTCCCCTTCCGATGCCGACCCCTTCACCATCGCGTTGTCGATGACGATCCTCGGACTCTTCTTGGCGGGGGGCGACGCCGGCCGAGCCGCGGCCTTCGGCGCTTCGCCCGTTGCCGGGGAGGGCGCGATGGGGTGCCCTTTGAAGCTGCCGCCCAGCTTGTGCTTCGGAGCGGGCGTCTCAGCGGATTTGGGAGGCGGCTCGTCCGCGCCGCGGGCCAGCGAACCAGCGAGGAGCAGCGCCGCGAAGAGGGCGGATCGCTTCACGACGCGGCTTTCTTGGTCGCCGCCGCGGGCTCCGCTCGCCCGTACGCGTCTTCCAGGCGGACGACGTCGTCGAGCTCCGGCGTGGAGGCTTCCGCGACGTGGCAGTCCGTCTCCGCGATCATCCGGTGCCGCACGCCGGGCGCGAGGTGCCACGCCTCGCCGGGGGTCAGGCGGCGCGTCGTCATCTTGCCGTCGATTTCGACTTCCAGGTCGAGCGTTCCCGAGAGGAGATAGATCGTCTCCTCCTTGCGGCGGTGATACTGCAGCGAGAGCCGCTCCCCGCCCCGGATGAAGAGGATCTTCCCGGCGTACCGCTCGGTATGGGCGTAGATGATCTCGTGCCCCCACGGCTTCTCCACGCGGCGGATCATCGTCGCGTCCTGGCCGCCCATCCGTGGCCGAGCGCGTGCACCTCGTCGGCCGTTTCGCACGAGAGGGCGTCCGACGCCAGGCCGGCGAGCTCTTCCGAAGAGAACCGGGCGAGCATCTCGTCGACCTTCGGGATCAGCACCGGGCTCATCGAAAGCTCTCTCACTCCCATTCCCGCCAGGAGGCAGGCGCCGAGCGGATCCCCCGCGAGCTCGCCGCAGACCGCCAACGGCCGGCCGGCCGCGCGGGCCGCATCGACGATCCATTTTATCACCCGGAGCACGGCGGGCGCGGCCGGGCGGTAGTAGGCGGACACCGTCGGGTCGCTCCGTTCGGCGGCGAGGACGTACTGGGCGAGGTCGTTCGTGCCGATCGAGAAGAAGTCCGATTCGCGCGCGAGCTCCGCCGCGAGGACCGCCGCGGAGGGAACCTCGATCATCGCTCCCAGCGGGGGGATCGGGGCCTCCTCCTCTTCCGCGACCGCGCGCAGATGCGCCCGCGCCGCCGCGACTTCCTCGGGCGAGGAGACCATCGGCAGGAGGATCCTGACGTTGCCGGCCGACCGCCCGGCGCGCACGAGCGCGCGGAGCTGGTCGCGAAAGGCGTCCGGATGCGCCAGGCTGTGACGCACCCCGCGGAGACCCATCGCCGACGTGTCGTGGTCGCGCGGTCCCCATCCTTTCTCGCCGCCGAGGTCGTACGTGCGGACGACGAGCGCGTTTGGACGGCATTCGACCGCGAGCGCCGCGTAGACCTGCTCCTGCGCCTGGACCGAAGGAGGGCCGTCGGTCGCCCCGAGGAACAGGAACTCCGAACGGAACAGGCCGATTCCCTCGGCGCCATAGCGGGCGAGGATCCGCGCCTCTCCCGGCAACTCGATGTTCGCGCGGAGGGTGATCGGAACTCCGTCGGCGGTCGCCCCGTGGCGTCGGTACGCCCGGTTGCCCCTCGCCTTCTCCTCTTCGCGGCGCCGCGCCGCGCCTTCGAGCGCGCGGCGGAGCTGCGGCTTGGTCGGCGCCGGGTCGACGACGCCGCGGTCGCCGTCGACGACCATGGGCCGGCTCCCCATCGCGGAGTCGAGGAGCCCGGAGACGCCGACGACGGCCGGCAGCCCGAACGACCGGGCGATGATCGCGGTATGGGAATGGACGCCTCCGCGCTCGAGGGCGATCCCCGAAAACCGCGACGAATCGAGGCGCGCCGCCTGCGCGGGCGACAGATCGTCCGCGACGAGGATC encodes:
- a CDS encoding ParB/RepB/Spo0J family partition protein; translation: MSKRGLPIQAKMRHDAHFVDALAERFGASLGKYLPVTDIETNPDQPRHNVGDLSDLKASIESKGILEPILVRPTSDGRFQIISGERRFRAALEAGLTEVPAIEFDVPENEVLEIALIENLHRKDLTPFEEAEGFQSLIDRHGYTHQHVAETLGKSRVAVTESLSLLRIPEDLRDECRRADIHSKSLLLDVARAGDRDEMEKRIRAIVAGATRESLRQQKKEEEDGDARRRPQPFQFRYAPKNSPFRLNLAFNRSRVGKEEIVEALQKIIEDIRKGEVELRKK
- a CDS encoding ParA family protein, coding for MIITIANQKGGVGKTTTAINLAAALAQKGLKTLLIDLDPQANSTITFVDRKDIEKSMFDVLSDPATKLSHIVKPTKDPNLIVAPSRISLAKIESKLVGEIDGHFRLKDKISGAQERFDAIVIDTPPTLGMITVNALVASTHILIPIQSSFFSLEGTDDLLETIEKIKARPNPNLRVLGVVITLHDKRTVIAKDVQDQIGRVFGDKLFKTVITKSVRLEESPAHRETIFTFAPRSSGALEYYSLSEEVLSRV
- a CDS encoding bifunctional nuclease family protein, which encodes MKKMEIKGLLLDPISNTPVVVLKDDEEKFFLPIWIGVFEANAIALKIENVATSRPLTHDLFFNTLGDLKAKIEKIVINDLRDNTFYARIFVTREGESIEIDSRPSDALALALRFGAGIYVEDDVLEKSRKIEVEDARNPDRLKKWLEEVDPEELGKYKM
- the miaB gene encoding tRNA (N6-isopentenyl adenosine(37)-C2)-methylthiotransferase MiaB, whose protein sequence is MDPLTDGGAMKFHVETWGCQMNVLDSQRMAGLLESRGLSSTEDPFDADVLLLNTCDVREKAEGKVYSELGRFAAWKREKAGRVIGVTGCVAQRAGLKILDRMPYVDFVLGTGNVEKVPEAIEEALRGRRGALLDLDRDSPVYQFRSIARQSPFQAFVTVIEGCDQFCTFCVVPFTRGRERSRRAAEIEAECRELAGNGFTEITLLGQTVNAYSCPESGADLADLLERLCGIDGVRRLRYITSHPAFVTPGFADVLARHPKIGRYFHLPAQSGSDRILSRMKRRYTAERYREIVADVRARAGDVVFSSDFIVGFPGETEEDFRRTLALVEEIRFGMLFAFLYSARPGTAAARWGAESEVPEEVARERLGRLLDLQRRIQAEAHRELEGSVFDVLVEGASKIGSTLSGRTSCNRIVHFHPRPEHPVRPGEYVPVRIERGLENSLAGSPA
- a CDS encoding cupin domain-containing protein, with the translated sequence MIRRVEKPWGHEIIYAHTERYAGKILFIRGGERLSLQYHRRKEETIYLLSGTLDLEVEIDGKMTTRRLTPGEAWHLAPGVRHRMIAETDCHVAEASTPELDDVVRLEDAYGRAEPAAATKKAAS
- the ptsP gene encoding phosphoenolpyruvate--protein phosphotransferase — encoded protein: MPALRGVSVSGGIAVGRAVVLRTRDGWVARLPISPERVEEECARLRGAAEAASRRLTGLAESGASAMGEELASILAAHALMAIDPAFIRPVEKRIRRERINAEWALRATAEELQERLSGAVDPVFSARGDDILQVARAIAMDLSASGEGFEKAAIEPGSILVADDLSPAQAARLDSSRFSGIALERGGVHSHTAIIARSFGLPAVVGVSGLLDSAMGSRPMVVDGDRGVVDPAPTKPQLRRALEGAARRREEEKARGNRAYRRHGATADGVPITLRANIELPGEARILARYGAEGIGLFRSEFLFLGATDGPPSVQAQEQVYAALAVECRPNALVVRTYDLGGEKGWGPRDHDTSAMGLRGVRHSLAHPDAFRDQLRALVRAGRSAGNVRILLPMVSSPEEVAAARAHLRAVAEEEEAPIPPLGAMIEVPSAAVLAAELARESDFFSIGTNDLAQYVLAAERSDPTVSAYYRPAAPAVLRVIKWIVDAARAAGRPLAVCGELAGDPLGACLLAGMGVRELSMSPVLIPKVDEMLARFSSEELAGLASDALSCETADEVHALGHGWAARTRR